ggaggacgggccggtcgcagcaccagaggtggcgtcgtcgtcagaggacgggccggtcgcagcttcagaggtggcgtcgtcggaggacgggccggtcgcagcacCAGAGGTGGCGTCGTGGCGGAGGACGGGCCAgaggtcgcagcttcagaggtggcgtcgtcggaggacgggccggtcgcagcaccagaggtggcgtcgtcagaggacgggccggtcgcagcttcagaggtggcgccagaggacgggccggtcgcagcttcagaggtggcgtcgtcaggaCGGGCCgggcagcttcagaggtggcgcaCGGGCCGGTcgcagaggtggcgtcgtcagaggacgggccggtcgcagcttccagaggacgggccggtcgcagcttcgtGGCGTCAGAGGACAGaggggccggtcgcagcttcagaggtggcgtcgtcagccagaggacgggccggtcgcagcttcagaggtggcgtcgtcagaggcgGGCGTCGCAGCTtcgtggcgtcgtcagaggacgggccgaggacgggtcgcagcttcagaggtggcgtcgtcagccgggacgggccggtcgcagcttcagaggtggcgtcgtcagaggacgggccggtcgcagcttcgtcgtcagaggacgggccggtcgcagcttcagaggtggcgtcgtcagaggacgggccggtcgcagcttcagaggtggcgtcgtcagaggacgggccggtcgcagcttcagaggtggcgtcgtcagaggacgggccggtcgcagcttcagaggtggcgcgtcagaggacgggccggtcgcagcttcagaggtggcgtcgtcagaggacgggggcagcttcagaggtggcgtcgccAGAGGACGGGCcgcgcagcttcagaggtggcgtcgtcagaggacgggccggtcgcagcttcagaggtggcgtcgtcagaggacgggccggtcgcagcttcagaggtggcgtcgtcagaggacgggccggtcgcagcttcagaggtggcgtcgtcagaggacgggccggtcgcagcttcagaggtggcgtcgtcagaggacgggccggtcgcagcttcagaggtggcgcgTCGCagcgtcagaggacgggccggggtcgcagcttcagaggtggcgtcgtcagaggacgggccgtcAGAGGACGGGTCGCAGGTGGCTTCAGAGGACGGGCCGgccgcagcttcagaggtggcgtcgtcagaggacgggccggtcgcagcttcagaggtggcgtcgtcagaggacgggccgagGTCGCAGGACgggcttcagaggtggcgtcgcagcttcagaggacagaggggccggtcgcagcttcagaggtggcgtcgtcagaggacgggccggtcgcagcttcagaggtggcgtcgtcaccggacgggccggtcgcagcttcagaggtggcgtcgtcaccggacgggccggtcgcagcttcagaggtggcgtcgtcaccggacgggccggtcgcagcttcagaggtggcgtcgtcaccggacgggccggtcgcagcttcagaggtggcgtcgtcaccggacgggccggtcgcagcgtCAGAGGTCAGACGGGCCGGTGGCGTggcgtcagaggacgggccggtcgcagcttcagaggtggcgtcgccagaggacgggccggtcgcagcttcagaggtggcgcttcagaggtggcgtcacGGGCCGTCGCAGCGTCAGTGGcgtcagaggtggcgtcgtcagaggacgggccggtcgcagcttcagaggtggcgtcgtcagaggacgggccggtcgcagcttcagaggtggcgtcgtcagaggacgggccggtcagaggacgggccggtcgcagcgcagcttcagaggtggcgtcgtcaggagtcgcagcttcagaggtggcgtcgtcagaggtcgcagcttcagaggtggcgtcgtcagaggacgggccggtcgcagcttcagaggtggcgtcgtcagaggacgggccggtcgcagcttcagaggtggcgtcgtcagaggacgggccggtcgcagcttcagtggcgtcgtcagaggacatGCGCCTCAGCTTCTCCTCAGAGGACAGGGCATAATTTGCCAGAGAAATACCatggtttggagaagcttgggaTTCTACTTCATTGGTCTCTAAATACTCTTGAGAGAAAACAAAAGGAACAGTTGGGTATTCTACAGCAACACATCTGTTCTACACGGTCTAGGCCAAATTGCTAATCGAATTTTGAGCAACATGAACCCAACAGGTTTCAAAGTATACGTTTCAGGCCGTACCTTCTCTGGCTTGTTTAGCGTTAGACCCTATGGATCGGAGCAAGGCCAGGGCATGCACAATGGAGACGTCATTTGATGACAGCTCTGAAAAATTTAGGTTAAGGTACACAAGCAAAAGGTTTGACAGCATTATTTAGACCGAGTTACTCTATGCTGTTGAATGAGTGTCAAACACAGCAGCACCATAGACAGTGACAAAGAACATAGCTAGAAGGGTTGTGGAAATAAACATTACCTCCAAGTCTCCTCTGCAGAGAGACTTGATCTTGCTTCTGGGACTTTCCAACAGGGTAACAAGAAACTGAGGAGAAAGTGTTGACAGAAGTTGAGTTCGCACAAAATAGCTACATATATTAATAGCAGTGAAGAATAAAAGATGACCAACGCGGAAGATACAGACAGTCAAATATTAATACCCAACTTATAAAGTTAAGCATATTTACCAAACAAATCCCTTAAACATTAGTGAACCAACCTTTGACAACC
The sequence above is drawn from the Oncorhynchus keta strain PuntledgeMale-10-30-2019 unplaced genomic scaffold, Oket_V2 Un_contig_1398_pilon_pilon, whole genome shotgun sequence genome and encodes:
- the LOC127918309 gene encoding LOW QUALITY PROTEIN: polysialoglycoprotein-like (The sequence of the model RefSeq protein was modified relative to this genomic sequence to represent the inferred CDS: deleted 3 bases in 2 codons), whose protein sequence is MGRHYLLITQIIFMIMGGVRELLLVVMTVGVVKVSCYPVGKSQKQDQVSLQRRLGELSSNDVSIVHALALLRSIGSNAKQAREEYLETNEVESQASPNHGISLANYALSSEEKLRRMSSDDATEAATGPSSDDATSEAATGPSSDDATSEAATGPSSDDATSEAATSDDATSEAATPDDATSEAALRPARPLTGPSSDDATSEAATGPSSDDATSEAATGPSSDDATSEAATGPSSGDATSEAATGPSSDATPPARLTSDAATGPSGDDATSEAATGPSGDDATSEAATGPSGDDATSEAATGPSGDDATSEAATGPSGDDATSEAATGPSSDDATSEAATGPSSDDATSEAATGPSSDDATSEAAAGPSSEGATSEAATGPSSDDATSEAATGPSSDDATSEAATGPSSDDATSEAATGPSSDDATSEAATGPSSDDATSEAATGPSSDDATSEAATGPSSDDATSEAATGPSSDDATSEAATGPSSDDEAATGPSSDDATSEAATGPCPARPDDATSEAATGPSSGATSEAATGPSSDDATSGAATGPSSDDATSEAATSGPSSHDATSGAATGPSSDDATSEAATGPSSDDDATSGAATGPSSDDATSGAATGPSSDDATSGAATGPSSDDATSEAANGPSGDDMDI